From a region of the Pseudanabaena sp. ABRG5-3 genome:
- a CDS encoding SLC13 family permease, with protein MLTWQAIISLASFLGVIFLLITEWIHFVVAAFLGALLVIITNVITMPEAIGYIGKSHGTLGLFFGVMVMVRAFEPTKVFEYLATQMVILAKGRGDRLLLGIVAITTPICAVLPNATTVMLLAPLIPPMAQEIGVDFVPLLILMVFVANSSGLLTIVGDPATYIVGDAINMSFMDYLIKLSLGGAIAVGVIVAMLPFLFRKIWHKKLENLERLPHPKINHPRILTIGAVITAFVLTFFVIGETLPVPVSPATVALLGAALALMLAHHSKIDTVKHILQDVDWSTLIFFMCIFVLIGSLEKTGVIASMSGVLAIVLGKNIVLGSISLIFFVGLISSVVPNIPLVVAMVPLLKQYVVNVGLASPEVLATDFAGQFPNVVLPLFYAMMYGATLGGNGTLVGASSNIVAAGVAEQHGKRISFKVFLRYGIPVMILQLIAAAIYVTLRFLIV; from the coding sequence ATGTTAACTTGGCAAGCGATCATCTCCCTAGCGAGCTTCCTCGGTGTCATATTCCTACTGATTACGGAATGGATACATTTTGTTGTCGCCGCCTTTCTTGGCGCATTGCTAGTGATTATCACTAATGTAATCACTATGCCTGAGGCGATCGGCTATATCGGCAAAAGTCATGGCACATTGGGACTGTTCTTTGGGGTAATGGTGATGGTACGCGCCTTTGAACCTACAAAGGTCTTTGAGTACCTCGCTACCCAGATGGTGATCCTTGCCAAGGGAAGAGGCGATCGCTTGCTATTAGGCATAGTTGCGATCACCACCCCGATCTGTGCCGTTTTGCCAAATGCCACGACGGTTATGCTACTCGCGCCATTAATTCCACCCATGGCACAGGAAATCGGTGTAGATTTTGTACCGCTGTTGATTTTGATGGTATTTGTGGCAAATAGCTCAGGTTTACTGACCATTGTTGGCGATCCCGCTACTTATATTGTCGGTGATGCCATCAATATGAGCTTTATGGACTATCTGATCAAACTCAGTCTTGGTGGGGCGATCGCTGTTGGTGTGATTGTGGCAATGTTGCCATTCCTATTTCGTAAAATCTGGCATAAGAAGTTAGAAAACCTTGAGCGCCTTCCGCATCCCAAGATTAATCATCCTCGCATCCTGACTATTGGCGCAGTTATTACTGCCTTTGTGCTGACGTTTTTTGTAATTGGTGAAACCTTACCAGTTCCCGTATCACCCGCAACTGTTGCTTTGTTAGGAGCCGCTCTTGCTCTCATGCTAGCTCACCATAGCAAGATTGATACTGTAAAACATATTTTGCAAGATGTCGATTGGAGTACCCTAATTTTCTTCATGTGTATTTTTGTACTGATTGGCAGCTTAGAGAAAACAGGTGTAATCGCCAGTATGTCTGGAGTGCTAGCAATTGTATTAGGGAAAAATATTGTCCTTGGTTCTATCTCCTTAATCTTTTTTGTCGGCTTGATTTCCAGTGTAGTTCCGAATATTCCCCTTGTAGTAGCGATGGTTCCATTGCTGAAGCAATATGTTGTTAATGTCGGTTTAGCTAGCCCTGAGGTACTTGCGACCGATTTCGCAGGACAATTTCCCAACGTGGTATTGCCACTTTTCTATGCCATGATGTATGGCGCAACCTTGGGAGGTAATGGAACTTTAGTCGGTGCTTCCTCCAATATTGTCGCGGCTGGAGTTGCCGAGCAGCATGGCAAACGCATTTCCTTTAAGGTGTTTTTGCGCTATGGCATTCCCGTCATGATTTTGCAATTGATTGCCGCAGCAATCTATGTCACACTCAGATTTTTGATTGTTTAG
- a CDS encoding DUF2252 domain-containing protein has product MTSRNIRDRILQFNVNKSRDPIPNLLESKYAVMREDKENPFVFFRATCHLFYEDLPIASCFKNAPLVWICGDLHIENFGNYKADNRHVYFDINDFDEAVLAPCTWDITRLLTSILVACQTFSVKQSLTEELCQKLLHAYTQTLIEGKAYWMGADTAPKVIADLLSRKTEVKRKEVLEERTDLSKDKKKRSIKLDGRKAQGISEKKKQKVKDAMKVFAAKQSNPDFFKVLDVAQRIAGKGSLGIERYVVLVEGNGSPDENYLIDLKKSMPSSLEPYVIWKQPKWKNAADRIVSIQMRSQAIPSAWLEAVTIGKDSFVLRELQSTQSPTDHLKIEKWDDRLEQSEELMQALGQVVAWSHLRSSGRQGSAISDELIDFANQSQWKNEVMEYAKSYSQQVYQDWQEFRSDK; this is encoded by the coding sequence ATGACAAGTCGCAATATTCGCGATCGCATTCTGCAATTTAATGTTAATAAATCGAGAGATCCCATTCCCAATCTACTCGAATCCAAATATGCCGTAATGCGAGAAGACAAAGAAAATCCCTTCGTTTTCTTTCGGGCAACTTGTCATCTTTTTTATGAAGATTTACCCATTGCATCTTGTTTTAAAAATGCTCCATTAGTATGGATATGTGGCGATCTACATATTGAGAATTTTGGAAATTATAAAGCGGATAATCGTCACGTTTATTTTGATATCAATGACTTTGATGAGGCAGTACTAGCCCCATGTACTTGGGATATTACAAGACTATTGACGAGTATTCTTGTTGCCTGTCAAACATTCTCCGTCAAGCAATCACTGACGGAAGAACTTTGTCAAAAACTTCTCCATGCCTATACCCAAACGCTCATTGAGGGGAAAGCCTATTGGATGGGAGCCGATACTGCTCCTAAGGTGATTGCTGATTTGTTGTCTCGCAAAACAGAAGTCAAACGCAAAGAAGTCCTTGAAGAACGCACAGATTTAAGTAAAGACAAAAAAAAGCGATCAATTAAGCTGGATGGACGTAAGGCTCAAGGGATTTCTGAAAAGAAAAAACAGAAAGTAAAAGATGCGATGAAAGTGTTTGCTGCTAAGCAGTCTAATCCTGATTTCTTTAAGGTATTAGATGTGGCACAACGGATTGCAGGCAAAGGAAGTTTAGGGATTGAGCGTTATGTTGTGTTGGTGGAAGGTAACGGCTCCCCCGATGAGAACTATCTCATCGATCTGAAAAAATCAATGCCTTCGTCCTTAGAACCCTATGTTATTTGGAAGCAGCCAAAATGGAAGAATGCAGCCGATCGCATTGTGTCAATTCAAATGCGATCGCAGGCGATACCGAGCGCATGGCTAGAGGCTGTAACCATTGGTAAAGACTCTTTTGTATTGCGAGAGTTGCAATCTACGCAAAGTCCAACGGATCACTTAAAAATCGAAAAATGGGATGATCGGTTAGAACAGTCTGAAGAGTTGATGCAGGCTTTGGGGCAGGTAGTTGCTTGGTCACATTTGCGGAGTAGTGGTAGACAGGGTTCTGCGATCTCTGATGAATTAATTGATTTTGCCAATCAATCTCAATGGAAAAATGAAGTCATGGAATATGCTAAATCATATAGCCAGCAAGTTTACCAAGATTGGCAAGAGTTTCGTAGTGACAAATAG
- a CDS encoding serine/threonine-protein kinase, with protein sequence MRLCINPKCPIPNHPDNDNYPTCQGCGSELLIDGCYTVTKLLSDSGGFGVVYEAENPAGQPKILKILKQDLNEDSKAVSLFQQEAFVLGQIEHAGIPKIETYVHHTLENGKMLHGIVMQKIEGVNLEQWINQRGKQPIAQKRAIVWLRQLVEILALVHSKGYFHRDIKPANVMLSPSGQLVLIDFGTAREATHTYLAKIGGIQGVTSICSVGYTSPEQEKGFAVPQSDFYSLGCTMIHLVTGKYPLDTYNPDRDVLEWRSHAPEISEELADLIDALIAHKPSDRPINCEAILKILKEMEQLEKLSPSGKTNAKRKSIKKAIKESTRKPTSPVLLTISVVIAAALGLGIGTVIKVSAIGEEISFQLPVFQQKRLTPKRALSGHTDNIQNLALSPDGKTIASASDDGTVKFWEMEGDNSNFIREIKDQGGWVRAVVFISNLQIATAGQDKNIKIIDLASGKVVKSLIGHTNLVNSLAIAPTSDLLVSGSYDNTANLWQISTGKLLRSLKGHTDKILGVTISPDGKYVVSASRDKHLRIWDVKTGETLKILSGHLSDVTCVLITPDGKKIISAGNDKSIRVWDFASGKQLFILTGHDEVIGAIAITSDGKYLVSGDKDSRNSIRLWNLETKSSIWNLIGHTDLVTSLIITPDNHKLISSSQDKSIDIWELPKP encoded by the coding sequence ATGCGTCTATGTATTAATCCGAAATGTCCAATTCCTAACCATCCCGACAATGACAATTATCCAACTTGTCAAGGATGTGGCTCGGAGTTGTTAATCGATGGCTGCTATACGGTAACTAAATTATTGAGCGACTCTGGGGGCTTTGGAGTCGTATATGAAGCTGAGAATCCCGCAGGACAACCCAAAATCCTCAAAATCTTGAAACAGGATTTGAATGAGGATAGCAAAGCCGTCTCGCTGTTTCAGCAAGAGGCTTTCGTTTTGGGACAAATCGAACATGCGGGAATACCAAAAATCGAAACCTATGTGCATCACACCTTGGAAAATGGCAAGATGCTGCATGGAATCGTTATGCAAAAAATTGAGGGGGTGAATCTTGAACAATGGATCAATCAGCGTGGCAAACAACCGATCGCCCAAAAAAGAGCGATCGTCTGGCTACGGCAATTGGTAGAAATTCTGGCGTTAGTCCATAGCAAAGGCTATTTCCATCGCGATATTAAGCCAGCGAATGTGATGCTGTCTCCATCAGGACAACTAGTGCTGATTGATTTTGGGACGGCCCGTGAGGCAACTCACACCTATCTTGCCAAAATTGGCGGGATTCAAGGAGTCACCAGTATTTGCTCGGTGGGCTATACATCTCCTGAACAGGAAAAAGGCTTTGCTGTGCCGCAGTCCGATTTCTATTCCCTCGGCTGCACGATGATCCATCTAGTGACAGGTAAATATCCCCTTGACACCTATAATCCCGATCGCGATGTCTTGGAATGGAGATCACATGCTCCTGAAATTTCTGAAGAACTAGCCGATCTCATTGATGCTTTAATTGCGCATAAGCCTAGCGATCGCCCAATTAACTGTGAAGCCATCTTAAAGATTCTCAAAGAGATGGAACAACTTGAGAAATTGTCTCCTAGTGGTAAGACTAATGCTAAACGAAAATCAATCAAGAAAGCGATCAAGGAGTCCACACGTAAACCAACTTCACCAGTTTTGCTAACCATATCCGTAGTAATTGCAGCAGCGTTGGGATTGGGCATTGGTACTGTTATTAAAGTCTCAGCTATTGGTGAAGAAATTAGTTTTCAACTGCCTGTTTTTCAGCAAAAACGTTTAACCCCCAAAAGGGCTTTATCGGGACATACGGACAATATCCAAAATTTAGCCCTAAGTCCTGATGGTAAAACCATTGCTAGTGCTAGTGACGATGGTACAGTCAAATTTTGGGAGATGGAAGGTGACAATAGCAACTTCATTCGCGAGATTAAAGATCAAGGTGGTTGGGTACGTGCGGTAGTATTTATCTCTAACCTTCAGATTGCCACCGCAGGTCAAGATAAAAACATTAAAATCATCGATCTTGCTTCAGGTAAAGTCGTCAAATCCTTAATTGGTCATACCAATCTGGTGAATAGTTTAGCGATCGCTCCTACTAGCGATCTGTTGGTTAGTGGTAGTTATGACAATACAGCCAATCTCTGGCAAATCTCTACAGGTAAACTATTGCGATCGCTCAAAGGTCATACTGATAAAATTTTGGGAGTCACAATTTCGCCCGATGGCAAATATGTCGTCAGTGCCAGTCGGGATAAACACTTAAGGATTTGGGATGTCAAAACGGGAGAAACCTTAAAAATTCTTTCAGGACATCTGTCGGATGTTACCTGTGTGTTGATTACGCCTGATGGCAAGAAGATCATCAGTGCTGGTAATGACAAATCAATTCGGGTGTGGGATTTTGCTTCAGGCAAGCAGCTATTTATTTTAACGGGGCATGACGAGGTGATTGGCGCGATCGCAATTACTAGTGATGGTAAATATTTAGTAAGTGGTGATAAAGATAGTAGGAACTCCATTCGTCTATGGAATCTAGAAACGAAATCATCGATTTGGAATTTAATTGGTCATACGGACTTGGTAACTTCTCTCATAATTACTCCAGACAATCATAAATTGATTAGTAGTAGTCAAGATAAAAGTATTGATATTTGGGAACTGCCTAAACCTTAA
- the moeB gene encoding molybdopterin-synthase adenylyltransferase MoeB yields the protein MLNPDPNSIQLTQDDYERYSRHLILPEVGVEGQKRLKAASVLCIGTGGLGSPLLLYLAAAGIGRIGIVDFDVVDTSNLQRQIIHSTSTVGKPKIESAKARILEINPYCQIDLYNTHLSSANALEIMAPYDIVVDGTDNFPTRYLVNDACVLLNKPNVYGSIFRFEGQATVFNYEGGPNYRDLYPEPPPPGLVPSCAEGGVLGILPGIIGVIQATETVKIILGQGNTLSGRLLLYDALKMSFRELKLRPNPVRPVIEKLIDYQQFCGIPQQQETEMEAQKAITEINVKELKEIIDAGASDYVIIDVRNPNEWEIGRIPNTVLVPLPEIENGNGVEKVKSLLNGHKLIAHCKMGGRSMKALGILKQAGIDGINVQGGINAWSEQIDPSVPKY from the coding sequence ATGCTCAACCCAGATCCAAATTCGATTCAACTCACCCAAGATGACTACGAGCGATATTCGCGTCACCTGATCTTGCCTGAAGTTGGGGTAGAAGGACAAAAACGCCTCAAGGCTGCTAGCGTACTATGTATTGGTACGGGCGGTTTAGGCTCACCTTTGTTGTTATACCTCGCGGCCGCAGGGATTGGGCGCATCGGCATCGTGGACTTCGATGTGGTGGATACCTCTAACCTTCAACGTCAAATCATTCACAGCACTAGTACCGTTGGTAAACCCAAGATCGAGTCGGCAAAAGCGCGGATCTTGGAAATCAATCCCTATTGCCAAATTGATCTATACAACACGCATCTATCCTCGGCAAATGCGTTGGAGATCATGGCTCCCTACGACATTGTGGTGGATGGTACGGATAACTTCCCCACACGCTATCTCGTCAATGATGCCTGTGTATTGCTAAATAAGCCTAACGTCTACGGCTCAATTTTCCGCTTTGAAGGTCAGGCGACGGTCTTCAATTATGAAGGTGGTCCCAACTATCGCGATCTCTACCCAGAGCCACCACCACCCGGACTAGTGCCTTCCTGCGCTGAAGGTGGCGTTTTAGGGATTCTACCAGGGATCATTGGTGTGATCCAAGCGACGGAAACCGTCAAAATTATTCTCGGTCAAGGCAATACCCTCAGTGGACGTTTGTTGCTTTACGATGCCTTGAAAATGTCTTTCCGCGAACTCAAACTACGTCCTAACCCAGTACGTCCTGTCATCGAGAAATTGATCGATTATCAGCAGTTCTGTGGTATTCCCCAACAACAAGAAACCGAAATGGAAGCGCAAAAAGCGATCACCGAAATTAACGTCAAAGAACTTAAAGAGATCATTGATGCTGGTGCGTCGGATTACGTGATTATCGATGTGCGTAACCCGAATGAATGGGAAATTGGCAGAATCCCCAATACCGTGCTAGTACCTTTGCCAGAAATCGAAAATGGTAATGGTGTGGAGAAGGTCAAATCCTTGCTCAATGGGCATAAGTTGATCGCGCATTGCAAAATGGGTGGGCGATCGATGAAGGCTCTTGGCATTCTCAAGCAAGCTGGCATTGATGGGATCAATGTACAGGGCGGTATTAACGCATGGAGCGAACAAATCGATCCTTCTGTTCCCAAATACTAA
- the glyA gene encoding serine hydroxymethyltransferase translates to MTNLFSLLAASDPTIAGFIGKEIERQRNNIELIASENFTSLAVMAAQGSVLTNKYAEGLPSKRYYGGCEFVDEIESIAIERIKELFGAAHANVQPHSGAQANFAVFLTLLKPGDTFLGMDLSHGGHLTHGSPVNVSGMWFNKVHYGLNKETEQLDFDLIRDLALQHKPKLIICGYSAYPRIIDFAKFRAIADEVGAYLMADIAHIAGLVASGHHPNPIPYCDVVTTTTHKTLRGPRGGLIMTRDAALGKKFDKSVFPGSQGGPLEHVIAAKAVAFGEALRPEFKTYCGQVIANSQALASQLQERGLKLVSNGTDNHLLLVDLRSIGMTGKVADLLVSGINITANKNTVPFDPESPFVTSGLRLGSPAMTSRGLKEADFREIANIIADRLLNPESDAVQADCITRVQALCDRFPLYPELDYPTIAAKEPALAV, encoded by the coding sequence ATGACCAATTTGTTTTCCCTCCTCGCCGCATCCGATCCTACTATCGCAGGCTTTATCGGTAAAGAAATCGAGAGACAGCGCAACAATATCGAACTCATTGCCAGCGAAAATTTTACCTCCCTTGCGGTGATGGCAGCGCAGGGATCAGTTTTGACCAACAAGTATGCCGAAGGTTTGCCATCTAAACGCTATTACGGCGGTTGTGAATTTGTAGATGAGATCGAGTCGATCGCGATCGAGCGCATCAAAGAATTATTTGGCGCTGCCCATGCAAACGTCCAGCCCCACTCTGGCGCACAGGCAAACTTTGCTGTATTTCTCACCCTACTCAAACCGGGGGATACCTTCTTGGGTATGGACTTGTCTCATGGTGGACATTTGACCCACGGCTCCCCTGTGAATGTATCAGGTATGTGGTTTAACAAAGTCCATTACGGCTTAAATAAAGAAACTGAGCAGCTAGATTTTGATTTGATTCGTGATTTGGCGTTGCAGCACAAGCCTAAATTGATTATCTGCGGTTATTCCGCATATCCTCGGATTATTGATTTTGCGAAATTTAGAGCGATCGCTGATGAAGTTGGCGCATACCTGATGGCGGATATCGCCCATATTGCAGGGCTGGTAGCTTCTGGTCATCACCCTAACCCCATCCCCTACTGTGATGTCGTCACCACCACCACACACAAAACCCTACGCGGCCCCCGTGGTGGCTTGATCATGACTCGCGATGCGGCCCTCGGCAAAAAGTTTGACAAGTCAGTTTTCCCTGGATCGCAAGGTGGCCCCCTCGAACATGTGATTGCCGCTAAAGCGGTTGCCTTTGGTGAAGCCTTACGCCCTGAGTTCAAAACCTATTGCGGACAAGTAATTGCTAACTCCCAAGCCCTTGCGTCCCAATTACAAGAACGTGGTTTGAAACTAGTTTCCAATGGCACTGACAACCACTTGCTGTTAGTTGACCTGCGTTCCATTGGTATGACTGGTAAGGTTGCTGACCTATTAGTGAGCGGTATCAATATCACGGCTAATAAAAATACAGTTCCCTTCGATCCTGAATCACCTTTTGTAACTAGTGGTTTGCGCCTTGGCTCTCCTGCGATGACCTCTCGCGGTCTCAAGGAAGCTGATTTCCGCGAAATCGCTAATATCATCGCCGATCGCTTACTCAATCCTGAAAGTGATGCTGTCCAAGCGGATTGCATTACGAGAGTCCAAGCGCTATGCGATCGCTTCCCTCTCTATCCTGAATTGGATTACCCCACAATTGCTGCTAAAGAACCTGCCCTAGCAGTTTAA
- a CDS encoding branched-chain amino acid ABC transporter permease — MIEYITTLVINAAIFALFSLGLNLQWGFAGLVNFGHVAFMTVGAYTTVLLSLNGVPWFLAFLIAAAIAGLLGILIGSTALKLREDYLGIVTIGVSEMVRLFVNNEEWLTKGTGGVQDFPLPFVNIVARQNYSFILAALLIVVVAIIYWRLEWLVRSPWGRVLKAIREDEEVVKALGKNVFWYKLQAFAIGGAIGGMAGAFYAWQLTTVYPDNFIPLITFQAWTIVTIGGAGNNLGVILGAALFQFYNAVPRFLPEQIRADGGRFEAIQLILIGLTLIILMLWRPQGILGNKDELTLNR; from the coding sequence ATGATCGAATACATCACAACACTTGTTATCAATGCAGCAATCTTTGCCCTATTTAGTCTAGGACTAAATCTGCAATGGGGTTTCGCGGGATTAGTTAACTTTGGTCATGTTGCTTTTATGACCGTCGGTGCATATACCACCGTTTTACTAAGCCTCAATGGTGTGCCTTGGTTCCTTGCCTTTCTGATCGCCGCCGCGATCGCAGGTTTACTCGGCATCCTCATCGGCAGTACAGCCCTTAAACTGCGCGAGGATTATCTTGGTATCGTCACCATTGGTGTATCAGAAATGGTGCGCCTATTTGTCAATAATGAAGAATGGCTGACAAAAGGTACAGGTGGCGTACAGGATTTCCCACTTCCATTTGTCAATATCGTGGCTCGTCAGAACTATTCTTTTATTCTGGCTGCCCTATTAATTGTTGTCGTGGCGATCATTTATTGGCGCTTGGAATGGCTAGTGCGATCGCCTTGGGGAAGAGTCCTCAAAGCTATCCGTGAAGATGAGGAAGTAGTTAAGGCTCTAGGCAAAAATGTATTTTGGTACAAGTTACAAGCCTTTGCGATCGGTGGTGCGATCGGTGGTATGGCAGGTGCTTTTTATGCTTGGCAATTAACCACAGTCTATCCCGATAACTTTATCCCCCTGATTACTTTCCAAGCATGGACAATCGTGACCATTGGCGGCGCTGGTAATAACCTTGGCGTGATCCTCGGCGCAGCATTATTTCAGTTTTACAATGCTGTACCCAGATTTCTGCCTGAACAAATACGTGCCGATGGCGGCAGGTTTGAAGCAATTCAGTTAATTTTGATTGGCTTGACCTTAATTATCCTGATGCTCTGGCGACCACAGGGAATTTTAGGTAATAAAGATGAATTAACTTTAAATAGATAA
- a CDS encoding ABC transporter ATP-binding protein — MARSQFQNLQKYLRPYWSDLAIGTVALLLANVLGTYIPSLIRGAVDDLGKIKTGDFHHLMNYVWLIAGLSSLMWVIRMASRVWIFGIGRKIEFSLKQQIFEHLLKLPPSYFANNSAGETISIVTSDVENIRRLMGFALLSIINSVFVYSLTLPAMVAIDPLLTLLSISVYPIMLAIVQRFSGQLRDEQLEVQEELSQVSSLLQEDLNGMALIKTYAQEQNERDAFGKLNDRLLDANLRMARSRNILFPLLGGIASISFLVLIWFGGEKLANPANTTFKIGDLLTLIIYVERLIFPTAILGFVMVTYQRGIVSIERIQGILDIPPAIVDPPNAIALNKEQVTGKIEARDLCFTYPNAAQPALNHISFTIHQGETVAILGTVGSGKSTLASALMRLVEVPSDQIFIDGVDITKMRIEDLRSIISFVPQDSFLFSATMRDNIRYGKPQAYDHEVENFANQARIEQEILKFPKQYDTLVGERGITLSGGQRQRTALARALLVDTPILVLDDALSSVDNQTATGILSNLPHNKTVIFITHNLSAASTCDRIILMDAGKIVQVGNHAELLADSSLYQKLWNQHKLEVSLR, encoded by the coding sequence ATGGCGCGATCGCAATTTCAAAATCTTCAAAAGTATCTCCGTCCTTACTGGAGTGACTTAGCTATTGGCACAGTTGCCCTACTACTGGCAAATGTTCTAGGTACATATATTCCTTCACTGATCAGGGGTGCAGTTGACGATCTTGGCAAGATTAAAACTGGGGATTTTCATCACCTGATGAATTACGTGTGGCTGATCGCGGGATTGTCATCGTTGATGTGGGTGATCCGCATGGCATCCCGCGTCTGGATCTTTGGCATTGGTCGCAAAATCGAGTTTAGTCTCAAGCAGCAGATTTTCGAGCATTTACTCAAACTACCACCGAGCTACTTTGCCAACAATTCCGCAGGGGAAACGATCAGTATTGTCACAAGCGATGTCGAGAATATTCGCCGCTTGATGGGGTTCGCACTACTGAGCATTATCAACTCGGTATTTGTCTATAGCTTGACGCTACCTGCAATGGTGGCAATTGACCCTTTATTAACCTTGCTATCAATTTCGGTGTATCCGATCATGTTAGCGATCGTGCAGCGCTTTAGTGGTCAGTTGCGCGATGAGCAATTAGAAGTGCAGGAAGAACTATCGCAGGTCAGTTCGTTACTCCAAGAAGATCTCAATGGCATGGCTCTGATCAAAACCTATGCACAGGAGCAGAATGAAAGGGATGCATTTGGTAAGCTGAATGATCGCTTGCTTGATGCCAATTTACGCATGGCGCGTAGTCGTAATATTTTATTTCCCTTACTCGGTGGTATCGCCAGTATTAGCTTTTTAGTACTGATTTGGTTTGGTGGCGAAAAGCTAGCTAATCCTGCCAATACTACTTTTAAGATTGGTGATTTACTCACACTGATTATTTATGTAGAGCGATTGATTTTCCCAACAGCGATTTTGGGATTTGTGATGGTGACTTATCAACGGGGTATTGTCAGCATTGAGCGAATTCAGGGCATTCTCGATATACCCCCTGCCATCGTTGATCCACCAAATGCGATCGCTTTAAACAAAGAACAAGTTACAGGCAAAATCGAAGCGAGAGATCTCTGTTTTACCTATCCTAATGCTGCTCAACCTGCCCTTAATCACATTAGTTTTACGATCCATCAAGGAGAAACCGTTGCAATTTTAGGGACAGTGGGTTCTGGAAAATCCACCTTAGCCAGTGCCTTGATGCGCTTAGTGGAAGTTCCATCGGATCAAATTTTTATCGATGGCGTGGATATTACCAAAATGCGGATCGAAGATTTGCGATCGATCATTTCCTTTGTACCACAGGATAGTTTCCTATTCAGTGCCACCATGCGCGATAACATCCGCTATGGTAAGCCCCAAGCCTACGATCATGAAGTCGAGAACTTCGCGAACCAAGCTCGCATTGAGCAGGAAATTTTAAAATTTCCTAAGCAATACGATACGCTTGTTGGTGAACGTGGCATTACCCTATCTGGTGGTCAAAGACAGCGCACCGCTTTAGCCAGAGCCTTGCTTGTAGATACGCCGATTTTAGTACTAGATGATGCTCTATCAAGTGTCGATAATCAAACCGCCACAGGGATTTTAAGTAATTTACCTCATAATAAAACGGTAATCTTTATTACCCATAATCTATCGGCTGCCTCCACTTGCGATCGCATTATTTTGATGGATGCAGGCAAAATCGTCCAAGTAGGCAATCATGCTGAATTACTTGCCGATTCGTCTCTCTATCAAAAACTCTGGAATCAACATAAACTTGAAGTCTCCCTTCGTTAA
- a CDS encoding Rieske (2Fe-2S) protein, whose protein sequence is MAKVKIATAKDVSANKVLKTSANGQSVIVAKVGDKHCAIANKCPHLGLPLAKGKFENGVITCPFHGSKFEICTGKNVEWVDSVVGIPLPDFAKKIVSMGKSSTDVASFTVTQEGEDLFIDA, encoded by the coding sequence ATGGCTAAAGTCAAAATTGCTACCGCTAAAGATGTCAGTGCGAACAAAGTCTTGAAAACCAGTGCTAATGGTCAATCAGTGATCGTGGCAAAAGTTGGAGACAAACATTGCGCGATCGCTAACAAATGTCCTCACCTTGGACTGCCTTTAGCCAAGGGTAAATTTGAAAATGGTGTCATTACTTGCCCTTTTCATGGCTCTAAGTTTGAGATCTGTACTGGCAAAAACGTCGAGTGGGTAGATTCTGTCGTAGGTATTCCCTTGCCCGATTTTGCCAAGAAGATTGTTTCGATGGGCAAATCTTCCACCGATGTCGCCAGCTTCACTGTCACCCAAGAAGGTGAAGATCTATTTATTGATGCTTAA